From the genome of Rana temporaria chromosome 8, aRanTem1.1, whole genome shotgun sequence:
TCAATGGATCCCTCTGATCAGGGGGAATCTTCTCATCAATCACATACTATGATTGTAAATATCCATgtaagatctcacactgcagatagatCAACAGATCCTTCTAATCCCGAGGAATCTTCCTCACCCCATGAAGGAGATCACCGAGGTGACTATCAattctcatgttcagagtgcgggaaatctttcaatagGAAAGGAGCACTTGTTGAACACCAGAGTATTCACACCGTGCCcttccttattcatgttcagagtgcgggaaatgttttgcttttaaaggaGACTTTGTAatacatcagagaattcacaagGTTGAGTGTTCAGTGTGCGGGAAATATTTCCTAAAGAAAACTGATCTTGTTAatcatcagagaattcacacaggtgagcgtccttattcatgttcacagtgcgggaaatctttcactaaaAAAGGAGGTCTTGataaacaccagagaattcacaaggATGAGCGTCCTtactcatgttcagagtgcgggaaatccttCCTTAAAAAAGGAGGCCTTGAGaaacaccagagaagtcacaagGATGAGCGTTCTTATTCATGTTTAGAGTGTGGGAAATATTTCATCTATAACGGAGACCTTATTAGACATCGAAGAATTCACACGGAAGAGCGTCCTtactcatgttcagagtgcgggaaatctttcactcgcaATCAAAGCCTTGTTCAacaccagagaactcacacaggtgagcgtccttattcatgttcggagtgcgggaaatctttcacataTAAAGGAGTCCTTGTTgcacatcagagaattcacacgggtgagtgtCCTTAtccgtgttcagagtgcgggaaatcttttgcTCAAAAAGGAAGCCTTTCacaacaccagagaattcacacgggtgagcgtccttattcgtgtacggagtgcgggaaatctttcactcagaaaggagATCTTGTTGTACATCAGAGAACACACACCGCACAGCGTCCTCCATTGACTTCAGATTGAGAAAAAAGCTTTACAGATGAAAGAAGTCTACTTGGACATCAGAGGAAATGCAGCTGCCGAGTCTTTTGACAAATGTAcgatgtttttttactagtagaacTTATTGATCCAGAACACAACTGTAGGAAGAAAATACTTAGTTTATAAATTGATGTGTCGTGGAAAAAGTGGTATTCAGTTTATCGGTGGAGATGGTTGGCCGggtcttctttattttttttattttttttcattttgcacatTCAAAGAGTGGTAGCCTTTCATCGGTCACAGgggtaatgattttttttaaacttttaataCAGTCctcaggtacactatataaccaaaagtattgggacacctgcctttacacgca
Proteins encoded in this window:
- the LOC120910193 gene encoding zinc finger protein 154-like, whose protein sequence is HQRIHKVECSVCGKYFLKKTDLVNHQRIHTGERPYSCSQCGKSFTKKGGLDKHQRIHKDERPYSCSECGKSFLKKGGLEKHQRSHKDERSYSCLECGKYFIYNGDLIRHRRIHTEERPYSCSECGKSFTRNQSLVQHQRTHTGERPYSCSECGKSFTYKGVLVAHQRIHTGECPYPCSECGKSFAQKGSLSQHQRIHTGERPYSCTECGKSFTQKGDLVVHQRTHTAQRPPLTSD